The Methanobacterium lacus genome includes a region encoding these proteins:
- a CDS encoding YkvA family protein, whose protein sequence is MENQFKDFYDVLRENLDNYRGDYERFVDYGPDLYKLLSDLLNDQSLKSKYRLRICATLGYFVVPFDIIPEQIYGPHGYIDDIFLCSYVLNEVKEEIGIELLDEHWDGDEELENVLDVCYTSSKEILGDKTIEILNYVGFI, encoded by the coding sequence ATGGAAAATCAATTCAAAGACTTTTACGATGTACTGCGAGAAAACCTGGATAACTACAGGGGAGATTATGAGAGATTTGTGGACTACGGTCCGGATCTCTACAAATTACTATCAGATTTATTGAACGACCAATCATTAAAATCCAAGTACCGACTCAGAATATGCGCCACACTGGGTTACTTCGTAGTACCATTTGACATAATCCCCGAACAAATATACGGCCCCCATGGATACATAGATGACATATTCCTGTGTTCATATGTTTTAAACGAAGTTAAAGAAGAAATTGGAATAGAATTATTAGATGAACACTGGGATGGTGATGAAGAACTAGAAAATGTTTTGGATGTTTGTTACACCAGTTCCAAGGAAATATTAGGGGATAAAACAATTGAAATCCTGAACTATGTTGGGTTCATTTAA